CTTCCACGCCGTAGCGCGGCGCCAGCAGTTGCGCCAGCCACACCGCCAGCCAGCCCTTGGCCGCGTCGCCCAGCAGCGTCAGGATCGCGGCCTTCTTGTTGCCCGAGCGCAGCACGTTGGTGGCGCCCGGGTTGCCCGAGCCGTAGGTGCGCGGATCGGCCAGGCCCATCGCGCGGCTGACCACCACGGCAAACGAAACCGAGCCGATCAGGTAGGCGGCCACGGCAAAGACGACGGTAGCGACGACAGTGGACATAGGGATTCGAAGAATTCAGGCTGCGCGATTGTAGCGCGCACCAGCCGCGGCGCCCGTTTCAGGCGGGGTTGGCGCACTGCACCGGCTGGGCATGGAGCAGTGTGGTCAGCACGGCGGGCGCCAGGCTCACCAGGAAGCCGCGCCGGCCGCCGTTGATGTAGATGCGCTCCAGCGCCAGCACCGAGGCTTCCACATAGACCGGCATCGCCTTGCGCACGCCGAACGGCGAGGTGCCGCCGACCTGGTAGCCGCTGTGCCGCTGCGCCACCTCCGGCTTGCAGGGCTGCACGCTCTTGCGGCCGGCCTGGCGCGCGAGGTTTTTGGTGGAGACCGAGCAGTCGCCGTGCATCAGCACGATCAGCGGCTTGGCCTGCTCGTCTTCCATCACCAGCGTCTTGATCACGTGATGCTCGTCCACGCCCAGCTGGCGCGACGATTCGGTGGTGCCGCCGTGGTCGACGTAGTCGTAGGCGTGTTCGGTGTAGGCGATGCCGTGCGCCTTCAGGAACTGCGTGGCGGGCGTCTCGGAAACGTGGCGGGGTTTGCTCATGCGGAAAGCCTATCCGCGCGGATGGTGCTGTGCATGCAGGGTGCGCAGCCGCTCGCGCGCGACATGGGTGTAGATCTGCGTGGTGGAGATGTCGGCGTGGCCGAGCAGCATCTGCACCACGCGCAGGTCGGCGCCGTGGTTGAGCAGGTGCGTGGCGAAGGCGTGCCGCAGCGTGTGCGGCGACAGCGGCGCGTGGATGTCGGCGCGCTGGGCATAGCGCTTGATCAGGTACCAGAAGGCCTGGCGCGTCATGCCGTCGCCGCGCGCGGTGACGAACAGCGCATCGGCGGTGCGCTCGCCCAGCAGCGCGGTGCGGCCGTCGCGCAGGTAGCGCCGCAGCCAGTCGCCGGCCTCGGCGCCGAACGGCACCAGCCGGTCCTTGCCGCCCTTGCCGCCGATCACGCGCACCACACCCTCGTTCAGGCCGATCTCGACGGTCTTGAGCGCGACGATCTCCGACACGCGCAGGCCGCTCGCATACATCAGCTCGATCATGGCGCGGTCGCGCAGGCCGAGCGGGGCGTCGACATCGGGCGCGGCGATCAGCGCCTCGACCTGCGCCTCGGACAGCGTCTTGGGAACGCGCGGCGGCTGCTTGGCGGTCGACAGCAGGCGCGTCGGGTCGGCGCTGACCACGTGCTCGCGCAAGGCCCATTGGAAGAAGCGCTTGAACACCGTGCGCCGCCGGTTGGCGGTGGAGGCGAGGCTGTCTTCGTGGCGGGCGGCGAAGTAGTCGGAGAGGTCGACGTCCTCGGTCTGGTCGAGCGCCTTGCCGCGCCCGGCGAGCCACTGCGCGTAGAGCGTCAGGTCGCGCCGGTAGGCATCGAGCGTGTTGCGGGCGAGGCCGTCCTCGAGCCACAGCGCGTCGCAGAAGCGCTGGATCGCCTCCGTGCTGCTCGGGGGCAGGGTTTCGGGGGCGGCCTGGGTCATGCCAGCATCACGCCTTCGTGGCGCAGCAGCCAGCGCTTGACGTTCAGGTGGAACCCGTCCTCATCGTGGTTGGAGAAGCCGCCGATGCCCGAGGCGCTCACCACGCGGTGGCAGGGGATGAGGATCGGATACCAGTTCGCGCCGCACGCCTGGCACACGGCGCGCGGTGCGCTGCGGATCTGCTTGGCGAGGGTGCCGTAGGTGGTGACGGCGCCGCGCGGCACCGCGCAGATGGCGTCCCACACGCGGTGCTGGAAGCCGGTGCCGGTGTGCGTGAGCGGCACGTCGAACACGGCATCGGCATCGTCGTAGTAGGCATCGAGCTGATGCGCCAGCCGGCGGATCAACGGGTCCGCCGAGTCGACGGTGCGCGCGCTGTCAGGCAGGTAGACGATCTCCCACAGGGCGCCCTCGACCACGCGCACGCCCAGCTTGCCGAAGGGCGCTTCCAGAACGGCGTCGAACGGGGATGGCATGGCGGTGTGCGGCACGGAAAAGCGATCCTGCGAATCTAGCACAGGCGCGGTCTCCGGGCGGGCACCGCCCCGGCCGCGCGGCCCGCGCTCAGGTGCCGAGCAGTCCGCTTTTGAGGTCGCGGTCGACCGGGTCGTCGCCGATGAAGATGCGCAGCACGGCCTGGTAGAAGTCTTCGCCGGGAATCGGCCGGCCGCGCGCCACGCCGTTGACCGAGAGGACCGTGCCGGCCTGGGGCGTGTAGTCGACGTTGATGGTGTCGCCGCGGCGGGTCGCGCCGATCTTGCGCATCGCGTCTTCCAGCTGCCTCAGGCGGTCGGCCAGCTTGCGCACCTGCGCCTCGGTTTGGTTGCGGTGGATGCCATCGACGAGCGCGTGGATGAAGGTGTCGGCGCCGACGTCGCGCAGCGGATGGATCTGCAGCCGCTTCGGCCCCTTCATGCCGAGGATCACGGCGGCGTTCTTGGCCCGCTCGGGCAGGTATAGCCCGGCCACGTAGCCCTTGATCATGAAGAACGAGCGCAGCCCCGTGCCGTTGAGCGGCAGCTCGTGGCCGGCCAGGCGCACCGCCTCGTCGAAGCGCACGCCCTCGATGTCCGCGGCCGCCCATGCCGGCCAGGCGCATGCGGCGAGCAGCGCGGCGCCGGCTACGCCCCGGCGCCATGCGCGCGGCGTGCCGAGGGAGCGGGCACGCGCAGCAAAACGCAGCGCGCGGCGGATGAAAGCGCGGGTGGAAAACATCGGGGGAAAGCGGTTTTTATTGGAGTCATATCTTGGCGATTTTGCAAATCGGGGCAATTGGTATCTGCCCTGATGAACAACTGTTTGCGTACCGCCTGGTATAAGGCTTTGCGCCCATCCGCGTTAACACGGAGTTGGATGGATTAGGGGGCTGCCATCCGCCGTGGTTTAAAACCAGGGCCGATGCGCATTAAGCGATGCGCGGCATTTCGATGCAATCGAAAAAACCGCGCTATTGAGCCAGCGCCCACGCCACGTGCTCGCGCACCAGTGCGGAGGGATCCTCCGCGCGCGTGAGCAGCGCGGCACGCAGCCGTGCGTGCGCGGGCTCGGGCAACGGCGCCCGCAGCGCATTGCCCAGCGCCACGGCGAGATTGCGCAGCCAGCGCTCGTGCCCGATGCGGCGAATCGGACTGCCTTCCAGCCGCTGGTTGAACTGGTCTTCCGTCCAGCCGAACAGATCGACCAGCGCCGTGGCATCGAGGCCGTTGCGCACGTCGAAATCCGGCAGGCTCGCATGCACGGCGAACTTGTTCCACGGACAGGCCAGCTGGCAATCGTCGCAGCCGTACACGTGGTTGCCCATCGCCGCGCGCAGCTCGACCGGAATCGCGCCCTTGTGCTCGATGGTGAGATACGAGATGCAGCGGCGCGCATCCACCACGTAGGGTGCGACGATGGCCTGCGTGGGGCAGACCTCGATGCAGCGTGTGCAATGGCCGCAGCGGGGCGTGACGGGCGGGTCCACCGGCAGCGGCAGGTCGATCAGGATCTCGCCGAGGAAGAACATCGAGCCGGCGTCGCGGTCGAGCAGCAGCGTGTGCTTGCCGCGCCAGCCCAGCCCGCCGTTGGTCGCCAGCGCGACTTCCAGCACCGGCGCCGAATCGGTGAAGACGCGATAGCCGTAGGGCCCGACCGCGCCGGCGATCCGCTCGGCCAGCTTCTGCAGGCGCTGGCGCAGCACCTTGTGGTAGTCGCGGCCGCGCGCATAGAGCGAGACGGTGGCGTCTTCGGGGCGGCGCAGGCGGTCCCATTCGATGGCGCGCCAGTCGTCGCCGGCAGCCGGAGCCGCGCCGCGATGTGGCACATACGGCATCCGCGCGACGATGGCGCGTACCGTTCCGGCAACAAGCTCGGCCGGACGTGCGCGGAGCATGCCATGGTTCGCCATATAATCCATGTCACCGTGAAACCCCTGCGCAAGCCACGTCCGCAGCCCGTCTTCGGCGTGCGACAGGTCAATGTCGGCGATGCGGATGGCGTCGAAGCCGAGTTCGGTGCCCCAGGAACGGATCTGTGCGACAAGCGCGGCCATCCCGGCCTCATCGGCGGGCAGGCGCGCATCGAGACCCGGTTCGGGCAGTGACGTGGGGGTTCCGGACATGCCTAAATTGTACGCAATGCCTCCTGTGCCCACCGTGCCGCCCGCCGCCGCTCCCGCCGGCCCGACCGAACCGCTCGCCGAGCGCACCGTGCCGCTTGTTGATGAGGCCGCCACCGCCGTGTTCGGCGCGGCCTTCGCGCAGGCCGTGCGGGCGCTGGGTCCGCGGCCCCTGCAGGTCCAGCTCTCGGGCGACCTGGGCGCGGGCAAGACCACGCTGTCGCGCGCCATCCTGCACGGCCTGGGCCACACCGGCCGCGTGCGCAGCCCCACCTATACGCTGGTCGAGCCCTACGAGGTGCCCGGAGCTTCCGGCACGCAGAAGGTCTACCACTTCGACCTGTACCGTTTCGTCGATCCCGAGGAATGGACCGACGCGGGCTTTCGCGACTGCTTCGCCGAGCCCGCGCTGTGCCTGGTCGAATGGCCCGAGAAGGCGCAGGCGCTGCTCGGCACGCCCGACCTGCACATCGCCCTGGCCGTCGACACGGTGCACGAAACCTACGACGACGGCGTTGAACACGCACCACGCCTCGCGCGCCTGAGCGCACGCACGCCGACCGGCCTTCAACTGTTGCAACTGCTGCCCCCATGCTGATCAAGCATCTGCCGACCGACCAACCGGACGATTCCCACCTGCCCAGCCAGGCGCGCAGGCAATGGCTGTCGCGCATGGCCCGGGCGGGCGCCGGGACGGTCGTCCTCAGCCTGGCCGGTCCGCAGATCGCCTTCGGCGCCAACATCGTGGCGGTGCGCGTGTGGCCGGCGCAGGATTACACGCGCGTGACCATCGAGTCGGACACCGCGCTGTCGGCCACGCACCAGCTGGTGGCGGACCCAGACCGCCTGGTTGTCGACATCGACGGCCTTGACCTGAACCCGACGCTGCGCGAGCTGGTGGCCAAGATCACGCCGAACGATCCGTACATCCGCCAGGTGCGCGTGGGCCAGAACCGGCCGCGCGTGGTGCGCCTGGTGTTCGACCTGAAGGAGAGCGTCAATCCGCAGGTGTTCACGCTGCTGCCGATCGCCGGCTATCGCAACCGGCTGGTGTTCGACCTGTATCCGGCCAATCCGCTTGACCCGCTGATGCAGCTGGTGCGCGCGACCGAAGACAAGCAGCAGCGCTTCATCGCCTCGGGCGGCGCGCCGATGCCGGCACCGGCCGAGGACGACGATCCCATCGCCGCGCTGGCGCGCCGCAGCGCCGGCAGCCCGGCGTCCGCGGCCACGCGGCCGGCCGCGGATGGGCGTCCGGCGTTGGCCAATCGCGCGCCGTCGCGCAAGCCCGCGTCGCCCGCCGCCGACAATCCGCCGGCGCTGGCCAACGCGCCGATGTCGCCGCCGCTGGCGATCGAACCCGAGCCGCCGGTGCCGCGCGGCGCGGCTGCCGGTCCGCGCATGCGCCGGCTGCTGACGGTGGCGATCGATCCCGGCCACGGCGGCGAAGACCCGGGCGCCACCGGCAGCGCCGGCACGCACGAGAAGGACGTGGTGCTGTCGGTCGCCCGCCTGCTGCGCGCCAAGATCGACGCCCAGCCCAACATGCGCGCCATGATGACGCGCGACGCCGACTACTTCGTGCCGCTCAACGTGCGCGTGCAGAAGGCGCGCCGCGTGCAGGCCGACCTGTTCGTCTCCATCCACGCCGATGCCTTCCTGTCGCCGGAGGCGAAGGGGGCATCGGTGTTTGCGCTGTCCGAGCGCGGCGCCTCCAGCGCCCAGGCCAAGTGGCTCGCCAACAAGGAGAACGCGGCGGACATGATCGGCGGGGCCAACCTGGGCTCCAAGGATGCGCAGGTCACGCGCGTGCTGCTGGACCTGTCGACCACCGCGCAGATCAGCGACAGCATGAAGGTCGGCCGGTCGGTGCTGGAGCAGATCGGCGGCATCAACCGCCTGCACAAGGGACAGGTCGAGCAGGCCGGGTTTGCGGTGCTGAAGGCGCCGGACATTCCGTCGATCCTGATCGAGACGGCGTTCATCAGCAACCCGGAAGAAGAGTCCAAGCTCACCGACAGCGCCTACCAGAACCAGCTGGCCGAGGCGATCCTGCGCGGCATCCGCGCCTACTTCGCCAAGAACCCGCCGCTGTCGCGCAATCCGGGCGTGTGACGGCCGGCGGCGATGCTGTCCTGAGCGCGCCGGCGTAGATCGTGGTGTGGCCGATCAGGCGGGCTGGCCGGCGCGGTCGGCGGCCCGGTCTTCCGCGTGCGCGATGCGATCCGCGTACCGGCGCGCCAGCGTCGAGCAGACGATCAGCTGCAGTTGGTGATAGATCATGATCGGCAGCACGATCAGGCCCAGCGCCGGGTTGCCGGCAAACAGGATCTTCGCCATCGGCACGCCGTTGGCCAGGCTCTTCTTCGAGCCGCAGAACACGGCGGTGATCTCATCGGCCAGGCCGAAGCCGAAGCGCCGCGCGATCCACGTCGTCGCGCCCAGCACCACGAACAGCAGCGCGCCGCTCATGATCGCCACGGCGACGATGGTCTCCCACGGATACTTCGACCACACGCCCGCATGTGTCGAATCGGCGAACGAGTTGAAGACGATCAGCAGGATCACCGCGCGATCGACCTTGTTGATGATCGCCTTATACCGCGTGATGAAGCCGCCGATGGCCGGGCGCAGCAGCTGGCCCAGCACGAAGGGCAGCAGCAACTGCTCGGCCACGCCCAGCAGTGCCTTGCCGACCGGCAGCTCCGCGCCGGAGGCCTGGATCACGAAGCTCATCAGCAGCGGCGTGGCCACCATGCCGATCAGGCCCGAGATGGTGGCATTGAAGATGGCGGCCGGCACGTTCCCCTTGGCCATCGCGGTCATCGCCACCGACGACGACACCGTGGACGGCAGCGCGCACAGGTAGAACACGCCCAGCAGCAGCTCGGCCGGGATGAAGGGCTTGCATGCGACCAGGATCGCCGCGCCGATCAGCGGGAACAGGACGAACGTGCAGCTCTGCACGAACAGGTGCAGGCGCCAGTTGCGCGCGCCTTCGACGATCTTCTCGCGCGACAGCGCCGCGCCGTGCAGGAAGAACACCAGCGACACCCCCAGCACGGTGACGATATCGAGGTGCAGCGGCCCCGCGCTCGCGCCCAGCGACGGGAACAGCAGGGCCAGCAGGACCATCACCAGCATGGCGCGGATGAAGCCGTCGATGCGGGAAAGGAAGGGGATCTTCATGTGCTTGCGCAGCCACGGCGCCGATCGGATCAAGGGATGGCCGCTATTGCACGCCATCCCCGCCTAGAATACAAATGCATTGATCGAATCAATTCATACGGTACCCACATGAATGTGACGCTGCGCCAGTTGCGCGTCTTCCTTGCCGTGGCACGCGCGCACAGCTTCAGTCGCGCGGGCGACACGATCGGCCTGACCCAGCCGGCCGTCAGCCGGTCGATCTCGGAGCTGGAAGGCGAACTGGGGCTCAAGCTGCTTGACCGCACCACGCGCGAGGTGGTGCTGACCGAGGTGGGGCGCTCGCTGGCGACGGCGCTCGAGCGCCTCGTCGCCGACCTGGACGACACGCTGCACCAGGCGCGCCAGGTGGGCGAGCAGCGGCGCGGCCGCGTGGTGGTGGCGTCGAGCCCGACGGTGTCGACGCGGCTGATGCCGCTCTACGTGGCCGAGTGCGCCAAGCGCTATCCCGACATCCGCATGATCGTGCGCGATTCGGTGCAGGTCGATACGCTGCAGCTGATCCGCGGCGGCGGCGCCGACTTCGGCGTGGTGATCGAGCCGCTGGACACCGAGGGCCTGTGGACCGAGCCGCTGCTGACCGATCCGTTCTGCCTGGTGTGCCGGCGCGACCATCCGTTCGCGCGGCGCGGCAGCGTGCGCTGGAAAGAGCTGCACCGCACCGCCATCGTGCTGCTCGACCACGCTTCCGGCAGCCGTCCGCTGCTCGACCGCATCTTTCTGCGCCACGGCGTGCAGCCCGATGTGGCGCAGGAGATGGGGCATACCGCCGCCGTGTTCGGCATGGTGGAGGCCGGCATCGGCGCGGGCGTGGTGCCGGCGCTTTCGCTGCCGCTGCCGTCGTCGTCGCAACTGGTGTCGGTGCCGCTTGCGCCGCGCGAGACGCGCGGCATCGTATTGGCGCGGCGGCATGACCGCTCGCTGTCGCCGGCGGCCGAGGCGGTATGGCAGATGATCCGCCGCATGGCGCTGCCGGCCGGCTAGCCGCATCAGGGCCTCGCGGCGCTATTTGGCGGTCGGCATGGCGAACTCGGCGCCCTTGCCGATACTGGACGACCAGCGCTGCATGACCGACTTCTGCCGCGTATAGAAGCGCACGCCTTCTTCGCCATACGCATGCATGTCGCCGAACAGGCTCTTCTTCCAGCCGCCGAAGCCGTGCCAGGCCATTGGTACCGGGATCGGCACGTTGATGCCCACCATGCCGACCTGGATGCGGCGCGCGAACTCGCGTGCGATGCCGCCGTCGCTGGTGTAGCAGGCGACGCCGTTGCCGTATTCGTGGGCATTGATCAGCGATACCGCCTCGGCGAAGTCCTTCACGCGCACGCAGCCCAGCACCGGGCCGAAGATTTCCTCCTGGTAGATCCGCATCGACGGTGTGACGTGGTCGAACAGCGTGCCGCCGGTGAAGAAGCCTTGCTCACGGCCGGGCACGCGCAGGCCGCGCCCGTCGACCACCAGCTTCGCGCCTTCGGCCACGCCCTGTTCAACGTAGCCTTCGATGCGCTGCAGTGCTTCGCGGGTGACGATCGGCCCCATCTCCACGTCGGGCATCATGCCGTCGCCGACGACGAGTGTGCGGGCGCGTTCGGCCAGCGCCGGCACGATGCGGTCGGCCACGTCGCCGACCAGCACCGCGATGCTGGTCGCCATGCAGCGCTCGCCCGCCGAGCCGTAGGCCGCGCCGATCAGGGCGTCGACCGCCTGGTCGAGGTTCGCGTCGGGCATCACGACCAGATGGTTCTTGGCGCCGCCGAGCGCCTGCACGCGCTTGCCCGCCTGCACGCCGCGCTGCTGGACGTAGGCCGCGATCGGCGTGGAGCCGACGAAGCTGACCGCCTGCACGTCGGGATGGTCGAGCAGCGTATCGACCGCCGGCTTTCCGCCTTGCACGACGTTGAAGACGCCGGCGGGCAGGCCGGCCCGCATCAGCAGATCGGCGATGAACAGCGATGCCGACGGGTCGCGCTCGCTCGGCTTGAGCACGAAGGTGTTGCCCGCCGCAATCGCCACCGGGAACATCCAGCACGGCACCATGCACGGAAAGTTGAACGGCGTGATGCCGGCTACGACACCCAGCGGCTGGCGCATCGTCCAGTTGTCGATGCCGGTGCTGACCTGATCGGTGTAGTCGCCCTTGAGCAACTGCGGAATGCCGCAGGCGAACTCGATGATGTCGATGCCGCGAGCCACCTCGCCCTGCGCATCCGAGAACACTTTGCCGTGCTCGGCGGTAATGATGGCCGCGAGCGCGTCGCGATGCTCGTTCATCAGTTGCAGAAAGCGATGCAGTACGCGCGCGCGCCGGATCGGCGACGTGTCGGCCCAGGCGGGAAAGGCGGCCTTCGCGGCGGCGACGGCCTGGTTCACCTCGTCCGCTTCGGCCAGCGCGACGCGCCGGGCGGCCTTGCCGGCAGCGGGATTGAACACGTCCTGGAAGCGACCGCTGCGGCCAGGCAGTCGCGCGCCGTTGATGTAGTGGCCGACGTCTGCGTCGGAGGTGAAGGCGGGGTGCATCGTGTCTCCTGTTGGCTGGGGGAAGCTGCAGTCTAGGCAGCCGCCCGGCACCGGAGAAGCCCGGTACGCTTGAATCACTGTTTGGATTAGTGAACAATCAAATGATGAATCTGAAAAATATCCAGACGCTGCTGCCGCACATCCATTCGCTGACGGTGCTCGCGACGACGAACAGCTTCACCGCCGCGGCCCAACGTCTGGGCATCAGCAAGGCGGCCATGAGTCAGCGCATTGCCGACCTCGAGAAGGCGGCAGCGGTGCCGCTGGTGCGACGGACGACGCGCAGCGTACGCCTGACCGAGGCCGGGCAGACGCTGGTCGACAGCACGCGCGACGCCTACGAGACGATCGCCGTGCATTTCGCGCGCGTGAAGGATCTGGCCGGCGAGCCGCGCGGGCTCGTGCGCGTGACCGTGCCGGTCGCGCTCGGCCGGCAGCAGATCGTGCCGCTGCTGCCGGCCTTCCTGCAGCGCTACCCCGGCGTGCGCATTGAGCTGGACCTGTCGGATCGGTTGCACTCGCTCACGCAGGAGGGCTTTGACCTGGCGATCCGTCATGTGACGGCTGCGCCGGAAACGCACGTCGCCTGGACGCTGTGCCGGACGCAAGCCGTGCTCGTGGCCAGCCGGGATTACCTGGCGCGGCGCGGCACGCCCGAGCATCCGCAGGCGCTGGTGGATCACGATTGTCTGTATTACCTGCGCGGCAATGAGCCGGCGGCGTGGAGCTTCGAACCGCGTGGCCGAAAGCGCGGCCGCGTCAGCGTGCCCATCCGCGGCTGCTTTGCCGCCAACAACAGCGAGGCGATGCGCGAGGCGGCGCTCGGCGGGCTTGGCATCGCGCTGTTGCCGGACTTCAGTGCTCAACACGACATCGATGCGGGCCGGCTCGTGCCGGTGCTTGAAGCGTGGCGACCGGTCGGGGTGTTTGGCGAGCAGATCCTTGCCATCCGGCCGTACAGCCCGGTCGTGCCGAGCGCTGTCAGCGCGCTGGTGCAGCACTTGCGCACGCAGCTTGCCGGGGGTTTTTCGGGGCCGCCGCGGGGTGGAGCGGCGGGCTGAAAAAGGCGCCTGCATGACAGGCCGAAGGAGGGGGCGCTGCCCGCGATAGATCGCGGCCGAGCAGGCCAAGCGCGCCGGTTTGCCGTTAGCTAAAACCGTTCACCGTCCACGGCCTGCGCCGTATCGGTTCGACGCGGCTCAACGAGGTGGGCTTGAGCCGCGGCTGCTGTCGCGCTTGTCCTCGAATTAGCCGCTTTCCGGTGTCTGCGTGTCCAAGGGCACGACGACTTGCTGGAACCCTTGGCCCGAATGGGTTGCGACAGCAACCGTGCGTTCGACGAGTTGCTTCGCAAGCCAATCCAGTGGGTGCGACTGCGCGAGGCCTGGGAGACGCACATCCCGTGGCCGGCATCCCGAGCCGACCCTTGAGTCCATCCAGGGTGATCTTCCCGACGATACATCAGCCGCCTGGCGACCGGTGCGCGCCCGTCCGTAAACCACTGCCTGACGCTCACAGCCAGTCGGCCTTACTTCGGCTGCATGCGGATGGCGCCGTCGAGCCGGATCGTCTCGCCGTTGAGCATCGGGTTCTCGATGATGGCGCGCGCCAGCTGCGCATACTCCGCCGGTTTCCCCAGCCGCGGCGGGAACGGCACCATCTTGCCCAGCGCATCCTGCACCTCCGGCGGCATGCCCAGCAGCATCGGCGTCTCGAAGATGCCCGGCGCGATCGTCATCACGCGGATGCCGTCGCGCGACAGGTCGCGCGCGATCGCCAGCGTCATCGCCACCACGCCGCCCTTGGATGCCGCATAGGCGGCCTGGCCGATCTGCCCGTCGAACGCCGCCACCGACGCGGTGTTGATGATGACGCCGCGCTCGCCGCCGGCATTGGGGGCGTTGGAGGTCATCGCCGTGGCCGCCAGGCGGATCATGTTGAACGTGCCGATCAGGTTGATGTTGATGACGCGCGCGAACTGGTCGAGCGGGTGCGGTCCGGCCTTGCCCACCGTGCGCGACGCCGGGGCGATGCCCGCGCAGTTCACCAGCCCCGCCAGCGCGCCGAGCGAGGTGGCGGCCTGCACCGCGGCCTGGCCGTCGGCTTCCGAGCTGACGTCGCAGCGCACGAAGCGCCCGCCGATCTCCTGCGCCAGCGCCGCGCCGGCGGCCTCGTTCAGGTCTGCGATCACCACCTTGCCGCCGGCCTCCGCCAGCGCGCGCGCCGTTCCCGCGCCCAAGCCCGACGCGCCGCCGGTGACGATGAACACCTGATCGCGAATCTCCATGCCTGTCTCCTGATGGGGTCTTCGAGGTAATTGACGTTTACGTCAACGTCATATGTTACCGCGAAGCCGGCGGTGGACGGCAGGCCGGGCGGTCGGCGCGCGCAAAAAAAACGCTCCGGCAAGCGGAGCGTTTCGGTGGTGCGGTGTAGCGGCCGGGTCAGGCTTCCAGTGCGCCGAACACGCGGCCGGTGATGTCTTCCACGTTGCCGATCCCGCTGATCTTGCGGTACTTGGGCGGCGCCACCTTGGCGGCACCGTTGCCGTTCTCGGCCCAGCCGGAGTAGTAGTCCACCAGCGGGCGGGTCTGGTTCTCGTACACGGACAGGCGCTTGCGGACGGTTTCTTCCTTGTCGTCGTCGCGCTGGATCAGCGGATCGCCGGTTTCGTCGTCCTGGCCCTCGTTCTTGGGCGGGTTGTACTTGACGTGATAGGTCCGGCCCGAGGCCACGTGCACGCGGCGGCCGCTCATGCGCTCGATGATGGCGTCGAACGGCACGTCGATCTCCAGCACGTAGTCGATCG
The sequence above is a segment of the Ralstonia nicotianae genome. Coding sequences within it:
- the ybaK gene encoding Cys-tRNA(Pro) deacylase — translated: MSKPRHVSETPATQFLKAHGIAYTEHAYDYVDHGGTTESSRQLGVDEHHVIKTLVMEDEQAKPLIVLMHGDCSVSTKNLARQAGRKSVQPCKPEVAQRHSGYQVGGTSPFGVRKAMPVYVEASVLALERIYINGGRRGFLVSLAPAVLTTLLHAQPVQCANPA
- a CDS encoding methylated-DNA--[protein]-cysteine S-methyltransferase — encoded protein: MPSPFDAVLEAPFGKLGVRVVEGALWEIVYLPDSARTVDSADPLIRRLAHQLDAYYDDADAVFDVPLTHTGTGFQHRVWDAICAVPRGAVTTYGTLAKQIRSAPRAVCQACGANWYPILIPCHRVVSASGIGGFSNHDEDGFHLNVKRWLLRHEGVMLA
- the queG gene encoding tRNA epoxyqueuosine(34) reductase QueG, with product MSGTPTSLPEPGLDARLPADEAGMAALVAQIRSWGTELGFDAIRIADIDLSHAEDGLRTWLAQGFHGDMDYMANHGMLRARPAELVAGTVRAIVARMPYVPHRGAAPAAGDDWRAIEWDRLRRPEDATVSLYARGRDYHKVLRQRLQKLAERIAGAVGPYGYRVFTDSAPVLEVALATNGGLGWRGKHTLLLDRDAGSMFFLGEILIDLPLPVDPPVTPRCGHCTRCIEVCPTQAIVAPYVVDARRCISYLTIEHKGAIPVELRAAMGNHVYGCDDCQLACPWNKFAVHASLPDFDVRNGLDATALVDLFGWTEDQFNQRLEGSPIRRIGHERWLRNLAVALGNALRAPLPEPAHARLRAALLTRAEDPSALVREHVAWALAQ
- a CDS encoding chalcone isomerase family protein is translated as MFSTRAFIRRALRFAARARSLGTPRAWRRGVAGAALLAACAWPAWAAADIEGVRFDEAVRLAGHELPLNGTGLRSFFMIKGYVAGLYLPERAKNAAVILGMKGPKRLQIHPLRDVGADTFIHALVDGIHRNQTEAQVRKLADRLRQLEDAMRKIGATRRGDTINVDYTPQAGTVLSVNGVARGRPIPGEDFYQAVLRIFIGDDPVDRDLKSGLLGT
- the xerD gene encoding site-specific tyrosine recombinase XerD, with amino-acid sequence MTQAAPETLPPSSTEAIQRFCDALWLEDGLARNTLDAYRRDLTLYAQWLAGRGKALDQTEDVDLSDYFAARHEDSLASTANRRRTVFKRFFQWALREHVVSADPTRLLSTAKQPPRVPKTLSEAQVEALIAAPDVDAPLGLRDRAMIELMYASGLRVSEIVALKTVEIGLNEGVVRVIGGKGGKDRLVPFGAEAGDWLRRYLRDGRTALLGERTADALFVTARGDGMTRQAFWYLIKRYAQRADIHAPLSPHTLRHAFATHLLNHGADLRVVQMLLGHADISTTQIYTHVARERLRTLHAQHHPRG
- a CDS encoding N-acetylmuramoyl-L-alanine amidase, whose amino-acid sequence is MLIKHLPTDQPDDSHLPSQARRQWLSRMARAGAGTVVLSLAGPQIAFGANIVAVRVWPAQDYTRVTIESDTALSATHQLVADPDRLVVDIDGLDLNPTLRELVAKITPNDPYIRQVRVGQNRPRVVRLVFDLKESVNPQVFTLLPIAGYRNRLVFDLYPANPLDPLMQLVRATEDKQQRFIASGGAPMPAPAEDDDPIAALARRSAGSPASAATRPAADGRPALANRAPSRKPASPAADNPPALANAPMSPPLAIEPEPPVPRGAAAGPRMRRLLTVAIDPGHGGEDPGATGSAGTHEKDVVLSVARLLRAKIDAQPNMRAMMTRDADYFVPLNVRVQKARRVQADLFVSIHADAFLSPEAKGASVFALSERGASSAQAKWLANKENAADMIGGANLGSKDAQVTRVLLDLSTTAQISDSMKVGRSVLEQIGGINRLHKGQVEQAGFAVLKAPDIPSILIETAFISNPEEESKLTDSAYQNQLAEAILRGIRAYFAKNPPLSRNPGV
- a CDS encoding bile acid:sodium symporter family protein, giving the protein MKIPFLSRIDGFIRAMLVMVLLALLFPSLGASAGPLHLDIVTVLGVSLVFFLHGAALSREKIVEGARNWRLHLFVQSCTFVLFPLIGAAILVACKPFIPAELLLGVFYLCALPSTVSSSVAMTAMAKGNVPAAIFNATISGLIGMVATPLLMSFVIQASGAELPVGKALLGVAEQLLLPFVLGQLLRPAIGGFITRYKAIINKVDRAVILLIVFNSFADSTHAGVWSKYPWETIVAVAIMSGALLFVVLGATTWIARRFGFGLADEITAVFCGSKKSLANGVPMAKILFAGNPALGLIVLPIMIYHQLQLIVCSTLARRYADRIAHAEDRAADRAGQPA
- the tsaE gene encoding tRNA (adenosine(37)-N6)-threonylcarbamoyltransferase complex ATPase subunit type 1 TsaE, which produces MPPVPTVPPAAAPAGPTEPLAERTVPLVDEAATAVFGAAFAQAVRALGPRPLQVQLSGDLGAGKTTLSRAILHGLGHTGRVRSPTYTLVEPYEVPGASGTQKVYHFDLYRFVDPEEWTDAGFRDCFAEPALCLVEWPEKAQALLGTPDLHIALAVDTVHETYDDGVEHAPRLARLSARTPTGLQLLQLLPPC